The Flavobacterium sp. HJ-32-4 genome contains a region encoding:
- the thrA gene encoding bifunctional aspartate kinase/homoserine dehydrogenase I — translation MKILKFGGTSVANAQNISRVRDIVGAKQHDESLVVVVSALSGVTDLLLRAAEAAASKEASYKELLTDIETRHFDAIRELVPVAGQSALLSHTKRGLNQLETLLDGCFLLGELSGRTSDAIAGFGEVLSSYIIAEAFRETIPNAAYLDSREVIKTDNRFGKATVDFAVTDGLIRDYFRSASASVTVVPGFVATSHDGHATTLGRGGSDYTAAIFAAALDASALEIWTDVSGMFTAHPKWVKQARPIASISYQEAMELSHFGAKVLYPPTIQPALSKQIPIWIKNTFAPEEPGTYISNDATLSTSPIKGISHISGITLLTVEGSALIGVAGFSKRLFEALSSQNISVIFITQASSEHSICIGIQDADAEKARTAIDAAFEIEIAQKRIEPVIVESGLCIVALVGESMRNHQGISGRMFSALGKNNVNIRAIAQGASERNISVVINEADVKKALNTLHEKFFEDNIRQLNLFVMGVGNVGEKFIEQIAQQRKFLKDQLKLNVRVIAVSNSRTMHFDEDGIVLKDWKELLANGVKADRSAFIQKVKALNLRNSIFVDITADEGVSTTYADYLEDNVAVVTCNKIACASAYENYAHLKHLARKYNAPFLFETNVGAGLPIIDTLKHLIVSGDKVHRIQAVLSGSLNFIFNNFKEGVSFHDVVVEAGVQGFTEPDPRIDLSGMDVARKILILIRESGYRMELDEIQNQTFLPDLSLRAGTVPEFFETLKTEAGHFDELYRDAASKGCRLKYVAQFENGKASVGLQLIPADHPFYNLEGKDNIVLFYTDRYVDQPLLIKGAGAGAAVTASGIFADVIRIGNV, via the coding sequence ATGAAAATCCTGAAATTCGGCGGCACATCGGTCGCCAACGCACAAAATATAAGCCGCGTCCGCGACATCGTCGGCGCGAAACAACATGACGAATCCCTCGTGGTCGTGGTATCGGCCCTTAGCGGCGTCACCGACCTGTTACTGCGCGCGGCGGAAGCGGCTGCCTCGAAGGAGGCGTCGTACAAAGAACTGCTGACCGACATCGAGACACGCCATTTCGATGCCATCCGCGAACTCGTGCCCGTCGCCGGCCAAAGCGCGTTGTTGAGCCACACCAAGCGCGGCCTCAACCAATTGGAAACCCTTCTGGACGGCTGCTTCCTGTTGGGAGAACTTTCGGGCCGCACGTCAGATGCCATTGCCGGGTTCGGTGAAGTGCTTTCGTCCTACATCATCGCGGAAGCCTTCCGTGAAACCATTCCCAACGCGGCGTATCTCGACAGCCGTGAGGTCATCAAAACCGACAACCGTTTTGGGAAAGCCACGGTCGATTTCGCCGTCACCGATGGGTTGATCCGGGATTATTTCCGGTCGGCCTCCGCTTCGGTAACGGTCGTGCCGGGGTTTGTTGCGACATCGCACGACGGACATGCCACCACACTCGGGCGCGGCGGTTCCGATTATACGGCGGCTATTTTTGCAGCGGCACTCGATGCCAGTGCACTCGAAATCTGGACCGACGTATCCGGTATGTTCACCGCCCATCCGAAATGGGTGAAACAGGCCCGGCCCATCGCCAGCATCTCGTATCAGGAAGCGATGGAATTGTCGCATTTCGGTGCGAAAGTCCTTTATCCGCCTACCATCCAACCGGCTCTCAGCAAACAAATCCCTATCTGGATCAAAAACACCTTTGCGCCTGAAGAGCCTGGTACCTATATTTCAAACGACGCGACCCTATCCACCAGTCCAATCAAAGGCATCAGCCACATCAGCGGCATTACCCTGCTTACGGTAGAAGGATCAGCACTCATCGGCGTGGCCGGGTTCTCCAAACGGCTGTTTGAGGCCTTGTCGTCGCAGAACATCAGTGTGATCTTCATCACACAGGCGTCGTCTGAGCACTCGATTTGCATCGGAATCCAGGATGCAGATGCCGAAAAAGCGAGGACCGCAATTGACGCTGCATTCGAGATTGAAATCGCCCAGAAACGCATCGAACCCGTTATCGTGGAGTCGGGTTTGTGCATCGTAGCGCTTGTCGGCGAAAGCATGCGGAACCACCAGGGCATCAGCGGGCGCATGTTCAGTGCGTTGGGTAAGAACAACGTAAATATCCGCGCGATTGCGCAGGGGGCGTCCGAACGTAACATTTCGGTGGTTATCAATGAAGCCGATGTCAAAAAAGCACTGAATACACTACACGAAAAATTCTTCGAAGACAACATCCGCCAGTTGAACCTGTTTGTGATGGGCGTCGGAAACGTGGGCGAAAAATTCATCGAGCAGATCGCGCAGCAGCGGAAGTTCCTCAAAGACCAGCTCAAACTCAATGTACGTGTCATCGCGGTGTCGAACTCGCGCACTATGCATTTCGACGAAGATGGCATCGTGTTGAAAGACTGGAAAGAGCTGTTGGCGAACGGAGTGAAGGCAGACCGCAGCGCATTTATCCAAAAAGTAAAGGCGCTGAACCTGCGCAACAGCATCTTTGTCGACATCACGGCCGACGAAGGCGTATCGACCACCTACGCGGATTACCTTGAAGACAACGTAGCCGTCGTGACCTGTAACAAGATTGCCTGTGCCTCGGCCTATGAGAATTACGCCCACCTGAAGCACCTGGCACGGAAATACAATGCGCCTTTCCTGTTCGAGACGAATGTCGGCGCCGGATTACCCATTATCGACACGCTCAAACACCTGATCGTATCAGGCGATAAAGTACACCGCATACAAGCGGTCTTATCGGGCAGTCTGAACTTCATTTTCAACAATTTCAAAGAGGGTGTTTCCTTTCATGATGTCGTGGTGGAAGCCGGTGTGCAGGGCTTTACCGAACCCGACCCACGCATCGACCTTAGCGGAATGGATGTTGCGCGTAAGATCCTCATCCTGATCCGTGAGAGTGGCTACCGAATGGAACTCGACGAAATCCAAAACCAGACCTTCCTCCCCGACCTGTCACTCCGCGCCGGCACCGTTCCGGAGTTCTTCGAAACCCTCAAAACGGAAGCCGGACACTTTGACGAACTCTATCGCGATGCGGCATCAAAAGGTTGCCGATTGAAATATGTCGCCCAGTTCGAAAATGGCAAAGCGTCGGTGGGACTGCAACTCATCCCAGCCGATCATCCCTTTTATAATTTGGAAGGAAAAGACAATATCGTGTTGTTCTATACCGACCGTTACGTCGACCAGCCGCTACTCATCAAGGGTGCGGGTGCAGGTGCGGCGGTGACGGCTTCAGGTATTTTTGCAGATGTGATCCGGATTGGGAATGTGTAG
- the hutH gene encoding histidine ammonia-lyase — MHTTTHYITTDIISLDTIREVVLTGMNLGLSEEAKVNIQKCRDYLDQRMERQTEPIYGINTGFGALYNIKIDNDKLTQLQENLVMSHACGTGDTVPAAVVRLMLLLKIQSLCYGHSGVQLATVERLVDFYNYDVLPVVYEQGSLGASGDLAPLAHLSLPLLGKGEVWMDGQRTDASELEKRFGWKPIVLQSKEGLALLNGTQFMTAYGVHVLMKATKYSYLADLIGAVSLEGFDGRVEPFDELIHLVRPHKGQVVTAQRMLEFLDGSEIVAQPKKHVQDPYSFRCIPQVHGASKDAIDYVKKVFKTEINSVTDNPNIFVGSDKILSGGNFHGQPLALALDFLAIALSELGSISERRTFQLISGLRGLPSFLVDEPGLHSGFMIPQYTAASIASQNKQLATPASIDSIVSSNGQEDHVSMGSNAATKALKVVDNIGRILAIELMNAAQALHYRRPLRSSDFIESFVKAYREEVPLVTHDRILHYDIEATVAFLQNLQIDDTHFA, encoded by the coding sequence ATGCACACGACGACACATTATATCACAACCGACATCATTAGCCTCGACACTATACGAGAGGTGGTATTGACCGGCATGAACCTCGGGTTGTCCGAAGAAGCCAAGGTCAACATCCAAAAATGTAGGGATTATCTCGACCAGCGTATGGAGCGCCAAACCGAGCCGATTTATGGCATCAATACCGGGTTTGGGGCGTTATATAACATCAAAATCGACAACGACAAACTCACCCAGTTGCAGGAGAACCTCGTAATGTCGCACGCCTGTGGTACGGGCGATACGGTGCCTGCCGCAGTCGTACGGCTGATGCTGTTATTGAAGATACAGTCGCTTTGCTACGGCCACTCCGGTGTGCAGTTGGCAACGGTGGAACGTCTGGTAGATTTTTATAATTACGACGTCCTGCCAGTGGTATACGAACAAGGTTCCCTGGGCGCTTCCGGAGACCTCGCCCCTCTGGCTCATCTGTCGCTACCGCTACTCGGAAAAGGAGAAGTGTGGATGGACGGCCAACGGACCGATGCTTCAGAGCTCGAAAAACGGTTTGGCTGGAAGCCCATCGTCCTGCAGTCGAAGGAAGGCCTTGCGTTGCTAAATGGTACGCAGTTCATGACGGCGTACGGTGTGCATGTGCTGATGAAAGCGACCAAGTATTCGTACCTGGCTGACCTTATCGGGGCCGTGTCGCTTGAGGGCTTCGACGGACGTGTAGAGCCTTTCGATGAACTCATCCACCTCGTTCGGCCACACAAAGGACAAGTAGTGACCGCGCAACGCATGCTGGAATTCCTTGACGGCAGCGAGATCGTCGCCCAACCAAAGAAACATGTGCAGGATCCGTATTCGTTTCGCTGCATACCACAGGTACATGGCGCGTCGAAGGATGCCATCGATTATGTGAAAAAAGTGTTCAAGACGGAGATTAACTCCGTTACAGATAACCCCAATATTTTCGTGGGATCCGACAAAATCCTGTCAGGCGGGAACTTCCACGGTCAACCACTGGCACTCGCACTTGACTTCCTTGCCATCGCCTTATCGGAATTGGGCAGCATTTCCGAACGACGGACGTTCCAGTTGATTTCGGGCCTGCGCGGCTTGCCTTCCTTTTTGGTAGACGAGCCCGGACTTCATTCAGGCTTCATGATTCCGCAATACACGGCGGCGAGCATTGCCAGCCAGAACAAACAGTTGGCGACGCCGGCGAGTATCGACAGCATCGTGTCGTCGAACGGGCAGGAGGACCATGTGAGTATGGGATCGAATGCCGCTACGAAAGCGCTGAAAGTAGTCGATAACATCGGTCGTATTTTGGCCATCGAGTTGATGAACGCGGCACAGGCGCTGCACTACCGCCGTCCGCTCCGGTCAAGCGACTTCATTGAGTCATTTGTAAAGGCGTATCGCGAAGAAGTGCCATTGGTGACCCATGACCGCATCCTGCATTACGATATCGAAGCGACGGTTGCGTTCCTTCAAAACCTTCAAATCGACGACACACACTTCGCCTAA
- the yaaA gene encoding peroxide stress protein YaaA has translation MKIVISPAKTLDFETPLPHSQYTKSPFLRYAKPVQAVLKKKSPQELMELMDISQNLAELNWQRNRKWKTPFTPENARPAVYAFAGDVYDGLDAYSLPADKWEAMEGKLRILSGLYGLLRPFDLIQAYRLEMGTKLPVGEAENLYHYWRPIVTAALNKELKRKELFVNLASTEYFGAVDVKALKVPVITPVFKDYKDGELKMISFFAKKARGLMVRYILDHGIETLDGLKAFDYEGYRFDENLSKERELVFTR, from the coding sequence ATGAAGATCGTCATATCTCCCGCCAAGACCCTCGATTTTGAAACGCCGCTGCCTCATTCGCAGTACACCAAATCGCCTTTCCTGCGGTATGCTAAGCCCGTACAGGCGGTACTGAAAAAGAAATCGCCGCAGGAGTTGATGGAATTAATGGACATCTCCCAAAACCTGGCAGAACTGAACTGGCAACGGAACCGGAAATGGAAGACGCCGTTTACACCTGAGAACGCGCGACCTGCGGTGTATGCGTTTGCGGGCGATGTGTATGACGGACTCGACGCGTATAGTCTTCCGGCGGACAAATGGGAGGCGATGGAAGGGAAGTTACGCATCCTGTCGGGTTTGTACGGACTTCTGAGGCCGTTTGACCTCATACAGGCGTACCGGCTTGAGATGGGAACGAAACTGCCCGTGGGCGAGGCGGAGAACCTTTACCACTATTGGCGCCCCATCGTAACAGCGGCATTGAACAAAGAATTGAAACGCAAGGAGTTGTTTGTGAATCTCGCCAGCACCGAATATTTCGGGGCGGTGGATGTAAAAGCGCTGAAGGTGCCGGTCATCACACCGGTGTTCAAGGACTATAAAGATGGGGAGCTGAAGATGATCTCGTTTTTTGCGAAAAAAGCCCGCGGTTTGATGGTACGCTACATCCTCGATCACGGTATTGAGACGCTGGATGGCCTAAAGGCGTTTGACTATGAGGGTTACCGTTTTGACGAAAACCTCTCAAAAGAACGGGAATTGGTTTTTACCCGCTGA
- a CDS encoding MDR family MFS transporter, with amino-acid sequence MSSSPNPDDLVEYGFRRVIITVTAVMCALLEIVDTTIVNVALTDMRGSLGATLTDVAWVITAYAIANVIVIPLTSWLSQQFGRRNYFAVSIVIFTVASFLCGNATNIWELVAFRFVQGLGGGALLVTAQTIITESYPAAKRGMAQAIYGMGVIVGPTLGPPLGGYITEHFSWPYIFYINIPIGIIATFLTLSFVRSPKYGEKLKSNQVDWWGIIFLAAFIGSLQFVLEHGQQDDWFEEPLIVILSLVSLFGLLAFIWRELTYEHPVVNLKVLKDSNLRIGTFMCFILGFGLYGSTLIIPIYTQQVLGWTATESGLLLVPGSLMTAFLMPVVGNMIQKGVKQPYLVAAGFAVFFCFTYWMYIVMTPNTSHDALFWPTIVRGVGLSLLFVPITTMALSTLKGKSIGEGAAFTGMMRQLGGSFGIAIITTFITRFTQTHRVNLASHLDPTRPEVQQRIEGLKANFMAHGASPDVALQKAYQALDFTIMKQATVLSYMDIFIYLGLLFLCCIPIILLIRQGKSKVDMSEALH; translated from the coding sequence ATGAGCTCCTCCCCTAACCCCGATGACCTCGTAGAATATGGCTTCCGACGGGTCATCATCACAGTTACCGCCGTGATGTGCGCCCTCCTTGAGATCGTCGATACCACCATCGTCAACGTGGCCCTGACCGACATGCGCGGTAGCCTCGGCGCCACACTCACCGACGTGGCCTGGGTCATCACAGCCTATGCCATTGCGAACGTCATCGTGATTCCGCTCACCAGTTGGTTATCCCAACAGTTCGGGCGACGCAATTATTTTGCGGTTTCCATCGTGATCTTTACCGTGGCCTCGTTCCTGTGTGGCAACGCAACGAACATCTGGGAATTGGTCGCCTTTCGTTTCGTACAGGGACTCGGGGGCGGTGCCCTGCTCGTAACCGCGCAAACCATCATAACCGAAAGTTATCCGGCGGCGAAACGCGGCATGGCACAGGCCATTTACGGCATGGGCGTTATCGTAGGACCTACGCTGGGTCCGCCGTTGGGTGGTTATATCACCGAGCATTTTTCGTGGCCGTATATCTTCTATATCAACATCCCCATTGGGATCATCGCAACCTTCCTGACGCTGTCGTTCGTACGGAGCCCGAAATACGGCGAAAAACTGAAATCCAACCAGGTAGACTGGTGGGGTATCATCTTCCTGGCCGCCTTCATCGGTTCGCTGCAATTCGTACTCGAACATGGCCAACAGGACGATTGGTTTGAAGAGCCGCTTATCGTCATCCTTTCCCTCGTTTCCCTCTTCGGTCTTCTTGCCTTCATCTGGCGTGAACTGACGTATGAACATCCGGTTGTAAACCTGAAGGTGCTGAAAGACAGCAATCTTCGCATCGGTACCTTCATGTGCTTTATTTTGGGCTTCGGACTCTACGGCTCTACCCTCATTATCCCGATCTATACCCAACAAGTCCTGGGGTGGACCGCCACGGAATCGGGCTTGCTACTCGTACCCGGTTCGCTAATGACCGCCTTCCTGATGCCGGTGGTCGGAAACATGATCCAAAAAGGCGTCAAACAGCCCTATCTGGTTGCAGCGGGCTTCGCCGTCTTCTTCTGTTTCACCTATTGGATGTACATCGTCATGACGCCCAATACCAGCCATGATGCGCTGTTTTGGCCTACGATCGTACGCGGAGTCGGACTGAGTTTGCTGTTTGTTCCGATTACCACCATGGCGCTTTCGACGCTCAAAGGGAAGAGCATCGGTGAAGGAGCCGCGTTTACGGGTATGATGCGCCAACTGGGCGGATCGTTCGGCATCGCAATCATCACTACGTTCATCACGCGCTTCACGCAAACGCACCGCGTGAACCTTGCTTCACACCTCGATCCCACCCGTCCGGAGGTACAACAACGTATTGAAGGCCTGAAAGCGAACTTCATGGCACATGGTGCTTCACCCGACGTAGCGCTGCAAAAAGCGTATCAGGCGCTTGATTTTACGATCATGAAGCAGGCTACCGTGTTGTCGTATATGGATATTTTCATCTACCTCGGTCTGTTGTTTCTTTGCTGCATCCCGATCATCCTACTGATCCGTCAGGGAAAAAGTAAGGTCGATATGTCGGAAGCCCTGCACTAA
- a CDS encoding HlyD family secretion protein yields MEKKKTNKKFLIIFTVLIVAGGIYGTYKYLHSLKHETTDDAQIERNMNPIIPRVSGYITKVYVTDNQPVKKGDTLFTIDDRDYRVKVQEAKAALIAAQASYEAARADIGTASASVNVSEANVRSAGGNIETARIRLTRATNDFERYSNLYKNHSITKQQYEQAEAAKLEAESQLRILQQQEKASAYQKTVASARTNVSARQSDVAKANIERAQATLDAAQLNLSYTVVTAQVDGQVSKIAIQPGQFLQAGQSLFYVINENDTWVVANFKETQLDKMTVGQEVSVSADAFPDTEFKGTITSFSPATGARFSVLPPDNATGNFVKVVQRLPVRINLDPAKNDAEKLRRLRPGMNVEVDVHLK; encoded by the coding sequence ATGGAAAAGAAAAAGACCAATAAAAAGTTCCTCATCATCTTCACCGTATTGATCGTGGCAGGTGGCATATATGGCACTTACAAATATTTGCATTCCCTTAAGCATGAGACAACTGACGACGCTCAAATAGAGCGAAACATGAACCCCATTATCCCCCGTGTTTCAGGTTATATTACCAAGGTATACGTCACCGATAACCAACCGGTAAAGAAGGGTGATACGCTGTTCACCATCGACGACCGCGACTACCGCGTCAAGGTGCAGGAAGCCAAGGCAGCCCTCATCGCGGCACAGGCGTCCTACGAAGCCGCACGGGCCGATATCGGTACCGCTTCGGCCAGTGTAAACGTTTCGGAGGCCAACGTCCGCTCGGCCGGGGGCAATATCGAAACGGCCCGCATCCGCCTGACGCGCGCCACCAACGACTTCGAACGCTACAGCAACCTGTATAAGAACCACTCGATCACCAAACAGCAATACGAACAGGCCGAAGCCGCAAAACTCGAAGCCGAATCGCAACTCCGCATCCTGCAGCAACAGGAAAAGGCCTCTGCCTACCAAAAAACCGTCGCCAGCGCCCGCACTAACGTCAGCGCCCGGCAATCGGATGTCGCAAAAGCCAACATCGAACGCGCCCAGGCCACTCTCGACGCCGCCCAACTGAACCTTAGCTACACCGTAGTGACCGCACAGGTAGACGGACAGGTATCGAAAATTGCGATCCAACCCGGACAATTCCTGCAAGCGGGCCAGTCACTTTTCTACGTCATCAACGAAAACGACACCTGGGTGGTGGCGAATTTCAAGGAAACCCAACTCGACAAAATGACCGTAGGCCAGGAAGTATCGGTATCCGCCGACGCCTTCCCCGACACCGAGTTCAAAGGCACCATCACCTCGTTTTCGCCCGCTACCGGCGCCCGTTTCTCGGTGCTGCCTCCGGATAACGCCACCGGTAACTTCGTAAAGGTAGTGCAACGCCTGCCCGTGCGCATCAACCTGGATCCGGCCAAAAACGACGCGGAAAAACTCCGTCGCCTGCGGCCAGGCATGAACGTAGAAGTAGACGTGCATTTGAAATAG
- a CDS encoding TolC family protein, with protein sequence MNMKTLVLALVALSAMTATAQQKSLSVKEAVALALQNSNETQWAATKVATKGYDLQTTRNNLYPDFKLTGQYLRLTNANVRLPASQDSGTDPANGNSGSPKVNSLAFGQAAFNLPVFAGGRLRHSIEAADNLYKSEQANAAQTKEEVAIQVIKYYAALYKAQRSVELLRESLESNAQRVKDFTAREQNGLIARNDLLKVQLQKSQVQLSLDEAEKNVRIINYELVQLLKLPAATQIIVDPSNVDPNLFATPILPENDALTKRHDLEALSFAEKAADAHVKVAKSAFFPSLALTGGYVALDLQNVATVTNAMNVGVGVSYNLSSIFKSGNDVKAAKSRAEEVREQKEILSDRIKTGIVKAQEDYNLSIQQDEVYNEAVAQAAENYRIVRDKYDNGLSDTTELLDADVAELSAKINLAYARANRVLKFYELLEATGSLTESFNIKP encoded by the coding sequence ATGAACATGAAAACGCTCGTGCTCGCGCTCGTCGCCCTCTCCGCCATGACGGCCACGGCCCAGCAAAAAAGCCTTTCGGTGAAAGAGGCGGTCGCCCTCGCGCTTCAAAACAGCAACGAAACGCAATGGGCCGCCACCAAAGTCGCTACCAAAGGCTACGACCTGCAGACCACTCGAAACAACCTGTACCCCGACTTCAAACTAACCGGGCAATACCTGCGGCTTACCAATGCCAACGTACGCCTGCCCGCGAGCCAGGATTCGGGCACCGATCCCGCTAATGGCAACAGCGGATCGCCCAAGGTCAATTCGCTTGCTTTCGGCCAGGCCGCTTTCAACCTGCCGGTTTTTGCCGGCGGACGCCTGCGCCACAGCATCGAAGCCGCCGATAACCTCTACAAATCGGAACAGGCCAATGCCGCCCAAACGAAAGAGGAAGTCGCCATACAAGTGATCAAATACTACGCCGCCCTTTACAAGGCGCAACGCTCGGTCGAACTGTTGCGCGAAAGCCTCGAAAGCAACGCACAACGTGTCAAAGATTTTACCGCACGCGAACAAAACGGACTGATTGCGCGTAACGATTTACTTAAAGTGCAACTTCAGAAGTCGCAGGTACAACTTTCTCTCGATGAGGCAGAAAAGAATGTTCGGATTATTAACTACGAACTCGTGCAGCTCCTGAAACTTCCGGCAGCTACCCAAATCATCGTCGATCCTTCCAACGTCGACCCCAACCTGTTCGCAACGCCTATCTTGCCGGAAAACGATGCCTTGACAAAACGGCACGACCTCGAAGCCCTGTCCTTTGCGGAGAAGGCGGCCGATGCCCACGTTAAGGTCGCCAAGAGCGCCTTTTTCCCCTCGCTGGCGCTAACCGGTGGCTACGTGGCCCTCGACCTGCAGAACGTGGCGACCGTCACCAATGCCATGAATGTAGGGGTGGGTGTGTCGTATAACCTGAGCTCGATCTTCAAGTCGGGTAACGACGTAAAAGCCGCTAAAAGCCGTGCAGAGGAAGTCCGCGAACAAAAAGAAATCCTTTCCGACCGCATCAAAACCGGTATCGTAAAAGCGCAGGAAGACTACAACCTCTCCATCCAACAAGACGAGGTCTACAACGAAGCGGTCGCACAGGCTGCCGAAAACTACCGGATCGTCCGCGACAAATACGACAATGGACTGTCGGACACCACCGAACTCCTCGATGCCGACGTCGCCGAATTATCCGCCAAAATCAACCTCGCCTACGCACGCGCCAACCGCGTACTGAAATTCTATGAATTGCTGGAAGCAACCGGCAGCCTAACCGAATCATTCAACATCAAACCCTAA
- a CDS encoding TetR/AcrR family transcriptional regulator, whose translation MTELNDKQIRILQVAERLFAEKGFDGTSIRDISREAGSNIAMVSYYFGSKEKMLEALILHRIRDMRLQLENLMRENLSPPQKMERLVDLYLERVNKNRCIYQIVQFELASNKRKLDMKQFLDVKKQNLACLEQIVREGQEQGLFRKDVNITLLPSTLIGTYFHFQANRPLYEDLLDLNTDARFETYVTTELAAHIKQTINALLLP comes from the coding sequence ATGACAGAACTAAACGACAAACAAATCCGCATCCTTCAGGTCGCCGAACGACTCTTTGCTGAAAAAGGATTTGACGGCACCTCCATCCGCGATATCTCACGCGAAGCCGGCAGCAACATCGCCATGGTGTCGTATTATTTCGGCTCGAAAGAGAAAATGCTGGAGGCGCTTATCCTCCACCGCATCCGCGACATGCGCCTGCAACTCGAGAACCTGATGCGGGAGAACCTATCCCCTCCCCAAAAAATGGAACGGCTCGTCGATTTATACCTCGAACGCGTCAACAAAAACCGCTGCATTTACCAAATCGTGCAGTTTGAACTGGCTTCGAACAAACGCAAGCTGGATATGAAGCAGTTCCTCGACGTCAAGAAACAGAACCTGGCCTGCCTTGAGCAGATTGTCAGGGAAGGCCAGGAACAGGGCCTATTCCGAAAAGACGTCAACATCACCCTTTTGCCCTCCACCCTAATCGGCACCTACTTCCACTTCCAGGCGAATCGCCCGCTCTACGAGGACCTGCTGGATCTCAACACCGACGCGCGATTCGAAACCTACGTCACAACCGAACTCGCGGCTCACATCAAACAAACCATAAACGCTCTCTTACTGCCATGA
- a CDS encoding aminodeoxychorismate/anthranilate synthase component II, which produces MHVLVIDNYDSFTFNLVHYLEMGGCDVTVLRNDECDFDDVRKFQKIVLSPGPGVPDEAGQLKAIIREFAPSKDLLGVCLGLQAIGEVFGAQLTNLKTVYHGVATDVDIIVPDDRLFRNLPTRMEVGRYHSWVVSADELPADLEVTAVDQNGQIMALRHRSYNVRGVQFHPESVLTPHGKTIIRNWLTS; this is translated from the coding sequence ATGCACGTACTCGTCATCGACAACTACGATTCTTTCACCTTTAACCTGGTCCACTATCTCGAAATGGGAGGCTGTGACGTAACCGTACTGCGCAACGACGAGTGCGACTTCGACGACGTGCGGAAGTTCCAGAAAATTGTGTTGTCGCCCGGACCCGGAGTGCCGGATGAAGCCGGACAACTGAAAGCCATTATCCGGGAATTCGCACCCTCTAAAGATCTGCTGGGCGTCTGCCTCGGACTACAGGCGATCGGCGAGGTTTTCGGCGCCCAATTGACCAACCTCAAAACGGTCTACCACGGCGTGGCAACCGATGTGGATATCATCGTGCCGGACGACCGCCTTTTTCGTAACCTGCCGACGCGAATGGAAGTAGGGCGGTACCACTCGTGGGTGGTGTCGGCCGATGAACTTCCCGCCGATCTCGAGGTCACCGCCGTCGACCAAAACGGCCAAATCATGGCGCTTCGACATCGTAGCTACAACGTCAGGGGTGTACAATTCCATCCGGAAAGTGTACTGACGCCACATGGAAAAACGATTATCCGGAATTGGCTAACATCCTAA
- a CDS encoding YceI family protein, with translation MKNLKTLALAVIVTLAASVQAQTKKIDAAKSSINWVGKKVTGEHSGTVKFKDGSLTLKGKAITGGVFTVDMTSINVTDLKAGEGKEKLEGHLKADDFFGTEKFPTATLKFTSVKAKSAGVYTVTADLTLKGVTKPVSFELKTTGNKATANFNVDRTKYDIRYGSASFFNVGDKAINDEFEVTVTLVW, from the coding sequence ATGAAAAACCTTAAAACCCTTGCCCTGGCTGTGATCGTAACCCTTGCGGCGTCTGTTCAGGCACAAACCAAAAAAATCGACGCTGCGAAATCTTCCATCAACTGGGTAGGCAAAAAAGTAACCGGCGAGCACAGCGGTACCGTGAAATTCAAAGACGGTTCGCTGACGCTTAAAGGAAAAGCCATTACCGGTGGTGTTTTCACTGTTGATATGACCTCGATCAACGTAACCGACCTGAAAGCAGGCGAAGGCAAAGAGAAACTCGAAGGCCACCTGAAGGCAGACGACTTCTTCGGGACAGAGAAATTCCCAACTGCAACCCTGAAATTCACGAGCGTAAAAGCAAAATCAGCCGGTGTATACACGGTAACGGCAGACCTTACGCTTAAAGGTGTGACCAAGCCTGTGTCATTTGAATTGAAAACGACGGGCAACAAAGCAACGGCCAACTTCAACGTAGACCGTACGAAGTACGACATCCGTTACGGTTCTGCGAGCTTCTTCAACGTAGGCGACAAAGCCATCAACGACGAGTTCGAAGTAACGGTAACACTGGTGTGGTAA